Proteins encoded in a region of the Shewanella polaris genome:
- a CDS encoding HlyD family secretion protein, translated as MAAGFASGNGRIEAVEVDISTKIAGRVDTILAKEGDLVQTEQVVAKINTDQLRAQLIGAEANVASAESQVASALAAIEQAKAELVLAEQELYRAQELIKNNHISKETYDTRVSQVAVAKAALVAAKAGLVYRERMVDAVRASTTEIQTQIDDCVLKSPVIGRVIYRLAEPGEVLGSGGKVLTVVNLADVYMEVFLPSAQANNIAIGAEARIKLDILDFAIPASVSFVSPESQFTPKQVETLSEREKLMFRVKVRIPQDLVKSHIDDVKTGVRGVAYIRLTTKSGENPAPWPDFLQKLPPEAEPVSVNNN; from the coding sequence TTGGCTGCTGGATTCGCCTCCGGTAACGGAAGAATTGAAGCTGTAGAGGTTGATATATCAACTAAAATAGCTGGGCGAGTCGATACCATTTTAGCGAAAGAGGGAGACCTTGTTCAAACTGAACAGGTTGTCGCTAAAATCAATACTGATCAATTGCGAGCTCAGCTAATCGGTGCAGAGGCAAACGTCGCCAGCGCTGAAAGCCAAGTTGCATCAGCTTTGGCAGCCATAGAGCAGGCAAAGGCTGAACTGGTATTGGCTGAACAAGAGTTGTATCGCGCACAGGAACTGATAAAAAATAATCACATCAGCAAAGAAACCTATGATACTCGTGTAAGTCAGGTTGCCGTTGCCAAAGCAGCCTTAGTGGCCGCCAAAGCAGGACTTGTGTACCGAGAACGTATGGTTGACGCTGTAAGAGCTAGTACTACAGAGATCCAGACTCAAATCGACGATTGCGTTCTCAAATCACCTGTTATTGGTAGAGTTATTTATCGACTTGCCGAACCCGGAGAAGTCCTAGGGAGTGGTGGTAAAGTTCTGACTGTAGTGAACCTTGCCGATGTGTATATGGAAGTCTTTTTACCGTCAGCCCAGGCTAATAATATTGCCATCGGTGCTGAGGCTCGAATTAAACTGGATATCTTAGATTTTGCTATTCCGGCATCAGTCAGTTTTGTGTCACCCGAATCCCAATTTACACCAAAACAGGTTGAAACTCTCAGTGAACGCGAAAAGCTTATGTTTCGCGTCAAGGTGCGTATCCCACAAGATTTAGTGAAGAGCCATATTGATGATGTAAAGACTGGGGTGCGTGGAGTAGCTTACATTCGTCTGACA